In one window of Desulfonatronum thioautotrophicum DNA:
- a CDS encoding lipocalin family protein — translation MRLRNLIPGIALLLLSGCTGIPKGVEPVGGFQLERYLGRWYEIARLDHSFERGLIKVTAEYSLREDGGVRVVNRGYDPQKNIWKQVEGRAYFVAGPDVGRLKVSFFGPFYGGYNILELDQKDYGYALVAGPTRSYLWILAREPRLDKAVVRRLTDRAAQMGFPVDELIFVEHTTDNAKGQ, via the coding sequence ATGCGTCTGCGAAATTTGATCCCCGGTATTGCCTTGCTGCTCCTCAGCGGATGTACCGGTATCCCCAAGGGAGTGGAACCGGTTGGTGGATTCCAGCTGGAACGATACCTGGGAAGATGGTATGAAATTGCCCGGCTGGACCACTCCTTTGAGCGCGGACTGATCAAGGTCACGGCAGAGTATTCGTTGCGGGAGGATGGCGGAGTGCGTGTGGTCAACCGCGGGTATGATCCTCAAAAAAATATTTGGAAGCAGGTCGAGGGCCGGGCGTATTTCGTGGCCGGCCCGGATGTGGGGCGGCTGAAGGTTTCCTTTTTCGGACCTTTTTATGGCGGATACAACATTTTGGAGCTGGACCAAAAGGACTATGGATATGCCTTGGTGGCCGGGCCGACGCGGTCCTACCTCTGGATCTTGGCCCGAGAGCCCAGGCTGGACAAAGCTGTGGTCCGGCGGTTGACGGATCGGGCCGCTCAGATGGGCTTCCCGGTGGACGAGCTGATTTTCGTCGAACATACAACTGACAACGCAAAGGGGCAATGA
- a CDS encoding SDR family oxidoreductase codes for MQTSDLHGKVAVITGASSGIGRAVAQALHGLGMRLVLNARRPALLEELGRELQAAVVPGDVTDPAIPGRLLDTALQSFGRCDVVLNNAGVITSGTVEDIDIEAVCAMVRVNVEATFRVAYTFVRHFQSQGRGHLVNTSSVLGTKVRPFAGAYCGTKSAIEALSEALRLELAGTAVAVTCVEPGLALTDLHRDLPEHPAKGMGINHPLRPEDVARCVVFALTQPEHVRIPRIMVLPGEHQI; via the coding sequence ATGCAGACATCCGATCTCCACGGCAAGGTGGCCGTGATTACCGGCGCCAGCAGCGGTATCGGCCGGGCCGTGGCCCAGGCGCTGCACGGACTGGGTATGCGTTTGGTCTTGAATGCCCGGCGACCCGCCCTGTTGGAGGAGCTTGGCCGTGAACTGCAGGCCGCGGTCGTGCCTGGAGATGTTACGGATCCAGCCATCCCCGGCCGGCTGCTGGATACCGCCCTGCAGTCCTTTGGGCGCTGTGACGTGGTCCTGAACAATGCCGGGGTCATCACCTCCGGTACGGTCGAGGATATCGACATCGAAGCCGTCTGCGCCATGGTCCGGGTCAATGTGGAGGCGACCTTTCGGGTGGCCTACACCTTTGTCCGCCACTTTCAGAGCCAAGGCCGCGGGCACCTGGTGAATACTTCCAGCGTCCTGGGCACCAAGGTCCGCCCCTTTGCAGGGGCCTACTGCGGAACCAAATCCGCCATTGAGGCCTTATCCGAAGCCTTGCGTCTGGAACTGGCCGGTACGGCCGTGGCCGTGACCTGCGTTGAACCGGGCCTGGCCCTGACCGATCTGCACCGCGACCTGCCGGAGCATCCGGCCAAGGGCATGGGCATCAACCACCCCTTGCGCCCCGAAGACGTGGCCCGGTGCGTGGTCTTCGCGCTGACCCAGCCGGAACATGTGCGCATTCCCCGGATCATGGTGCTTCCAGGAGAGCACCAAATCTGA
- a CDS encoding prenyltransferase, producing MWLAAWLQAARLPSQLYIFWPLLLGQALAAAQGMSLSWSTLLACQGYGLAMQLFIVFANDVADRETDALNSTATPFSGGSRVLVNGVLTPEELGRAALVCAAVCLLLGLVLRVLSGTWAPPLLILTGLGLLWAYSFRPLRLSYRGGGELLQMLGVGAVLPLIGYSAQSGSLSGMDWTLLGPLLPLSLACAMSTALPDAPSDARSAKRTSAVVFGVRTAQDLILGLNILALGLFTAWALRGAYAGMIHAQGPFIPGMVLGIWAAILLAVWRLRHPRPGTLAMSWFVALQIIFFLAPVIGLTVLLLRS from the coding sequence TTGTGGCTGGCTGCGTGGCTGCAGGCAGCCAGACTGCCCTCCCAGCTGTACATCTTCTGGCCGTTATTGCTGGGACAAGCTCTGGCCGCTGCCCAGGGGATGTCCCTGTCCTGGAGCACTTTGCTGGCGTGCCAGGGGTATGGTCTGGCCATGCAACTCTTCATCGTCTTTGCCAATGACGTCGCGGACAGGGAGACCGATGCCCTGAATAGCACCGCCACGCCGTTTTCCGGCGGCTCCAGGGTACTGGTCAACGGAGTTCTCACCCCGGAAGAACTCGGTCGGGCCGCGCTGGTGTGTGCCGCGGTTTGTCTCTTGCTGGGGCTGGTCCTGCGTGTCCTTTCCGGAACATGGGCGCCACCGCTGCTTATCCTCACCGGCCTTGGGCTGCTTTGGGCCTACAGCTTTCGTCCACTGAGGCTCTCCTATCGTGGCGGGGGAGAGCTGTTGCAGATGCTCGGTGTCGGCGCCGTACTGCCGCTTATCGGCTATTCCGCCCAGTCCGGCAGTCTGTCCGGGATGGATTGGACGCTGCTGGGCCCGCTGCTGCCGCTCTCTCTGGCCTGCGCCATGAGTACCGCGCTCCCGGACGCCCCCTCGGATGCCCGAAGCGCCAAGCGGACCAGTGCCGTGGTCTTCGGGGTTCGGACAGCGCAGGATTTGATTCTGGGGCTGAACATTTTGGCCCTGGGGCTGTTCACGGCATGGGCTCTCCGGGGGGCGTACGCCGGGATGATCCATGCGCAAGGACCGTTCATCCCCGGCATGGTCCTGGGAATCTGGGCCGCGATCCTCCTTGCCGTCTGGCGACTGCGCCACCCGCGCCCAGGAACCTTGGCCATGTCCTGGTTCGTCGCTCTACAGATCATTTTTTTTCTGGCGCCGGTGATCGGCCTGACCGTGCTGCTGTTGCGGAGCTAG
- the fusA gene encoding elongation factor G: MQDKLNTQRTYALVGHGGSGKTSVAEMLLYTTSVVSRLGKIDEGTTCLDYEPEEVKRRGGIQPGFGHYSWKKNQHFLIDAPGDNNFCGDLPYLLAAADGAVFVIDAVDGVKPLTKRFWAEVKKAGLPAMVVINKMDRDRANFEMAFGGLQDILGIKPVLLHLPLGTEADFKGVVDVLAEQALFFDDAGNLKPGEMPGEVADQVATLRETMMENIAESDEELMEKYLEEGALTLPEMQAALRQGVLSGELVPVTVCAALANRGGPLVLDVIQDLLPSPLDHPEWSGTDDTQRPSSPDAPVSCFVFKTIADPFTGQLSVLRILSGVVTPDQTLFNPGKDAKERLGQLLLLQGKTTVPCKEPLGPGAIVAVAKLKSTATADTLCDEKKPFQLAAPQLPTSMITYALGAEEKGEEDKVYAAVQKLLDEDVTLRLSRGEETGEMLLSGMGQMHIETAVEKCRRRYKVNIVLKPPKVPYRETIKGRAEVQGRHKKQSGGRGQFGDCWIRMEPLPRGTGYEFVDAIVGGAIPRQYIPAVDKGIQEASQRGVLAGYPLVDFKVTLFDGSFHTVDSSEMAFKVAGSLAFKKGAEQAKIQLLEPIVLMTVYTPDEFMGDIIGDLSSRRGKVLGTDSHAGVTEIRAHVPMSEVLEYAPTLRSMTGGQGTFVMEFDHYEECPPPVAEKVVADSKANEE; this comes from the coding sequence ATGCAGGATAAGCTCAATACCCAACGCACATACGCCCTGGTCGGACATGGAGGCAGCGGAAAAACCTCCGTGGCCGAAATGTTGCTGTATACCACCTCGGTGGTCAGTCGCCTGGGCAAGATCGACGAGGGCACAACCTGCCTGGATTACGAGCCCGAGGAAGTCAAGCGCCGGGGGGGCATTCAGCCGGGATTCGGCCACTATTCCTGGAAAAAAAATCAGCATTTCCTGATTGACGCGCCGGGAGACAACAACTTCTGCGGCGATCTTCCCTATCTCCTGGCCGCCGCGGACGGCGCGGTCTTCGTGATCGACGCGGTGGACGGCGTCAAGCCCCTGACCAAGCGGTTCTGGGCTGAAGTCAAGAAAGCCGGGCTGCCGGCCATGGTGGTGATCAACAAGATGGACCGGGATCGAGCCAATTTTGAAATGGCCTTCGGGGGGTTGCAGGATATCCTGGGCATCAAGCCGGTCCTGCTGCATCTGCCCCTGGGCACCGAGGCCGACTTCAAGGGCGTGGTGGATGTGTTGGCCGAACAGGCCTTGTTTTTCGACGATGCCGGAAACCTCAAGCCAGGGGAGATGCCTGGGGAGGTGGCCGACCAGGTGGCGACCCTTCGGGAAACCATGATGGAGAACATCGCGGAAAGCGATGAGGAATTGATGGAAAAATACCTGGAAGAGGGCGCGCTGACGCTTCCGGAGATGCAGGCGGCCCTGCGCCAGGGCGTGCTTTCCGGGGAACTGGTGCCGGTGACGGTGTGCGCGGCCCTGGCCAATCGGGGTGGCCCGCTGGTCCTGGACGTGATTCAGGACCTGCTGCCCTCGCCCCTGGACCATCCGGAATGGTCCGGCACGGATGACACCCAGCGTCCCTCCAGCCCCGATGCGCCGGTTTCCTGTTTCGTTTTCAAGACCATTGCCGACCCTTTCACCGGGCAGTTGAGCGTATTGCGCATCCTTTCCGGCGTGGTAACGCCGGATCAGACCCTGTTCAACCCCGGCAAGGACGCCAAGGAGCGCCTTGGCCAGCTCCTGCTCCTGCAGGGCAAGACCACCGTACCCTGCAAGGAGCCTTTGGGGCCGGGGGCCATTGTCGCCGTGGCCAAGCTGAAAAGTACGGCCACCGCGGACACCCTGTGCGACGAGAAAAAGCCCTTCCAGTTGGCGGCGCCGCAACTGCCCACAAGCATGATCACCTACGCCCTGGGGGCCGAGGAAAAAGGCGAGGAGGACAAGGTCTACGCCGCGGTACAGAAACTTTTGGACGAGGACGTGACCTTGCGCCTGTCCCGGGGCGAGGAGACCGGGGAGATGCTCCTGTCCGGCATGGGCCAAATGCACATCGAGACCGCGGTGGAGAAATGCCGTCGCCGCTACAAGGTGAACATCGTCCTCAAGCCACCCAAAGTTCCTTACCGAGAAACCATCAAAGGCCGGGCCGAGGTCCAGGGTCGACACAAGAAACAGTCCGGCGGCCGGGGCCAGTTCGGCGACTGCTGGATCCGGATGGAACCCCTGCCCAGGGGAACGGGCTACGAATTCGTGGACGCCATTGTCGGCGGAGCCATCCCCCGGCAGTATATCCCTGCCGTGGACAAGGGCATCCAGGAGGCCAGCCAACGCGGTGTCCTGGCAGGATATCCCCTGGTGGACTTCAAGGTCACCCTGTTCGACGGCTCCTTCCACACCGTGGACTCTTCGGAAATGGCCTTCAAGGTGGCCGGTTCCCTGGCCTTCAAGAAGGGGGCGGAGCAGGCCAAGATCCAGCTTCTCGAGCCTATTGTGCTGATGACCGTATACACGCCTGACGAGTTCATGGGCGATATCATCGGTGATCTCTCCAGCCGCCGAGGCAAGGTCCTGGGCACGGACTCCCACGCCGGGGTCACCGAAATCCGCGCACACGTGCCCATGTCCGAGGTTTTGGAGTACGCCCCCACGTTGCGTTCCATGACCGGGGGGCAGGGCACTTTTGTCATGGAATTCGACCACTACGAGGAATGTCCGCCTCCGGTGGCTGAAAAGGTCGTGGCCGATTCCAAGGCAAATGAGGAGTAA
- a CDS encoding ABC transporter ATP-binding protein yields the protein MPAAPIAALKHVTRRYRVPNHGESTMHAGVRDISANIPVGAFALLKGASGSGKTTLLSLIGGMDRPDSGTLHVAGTILESAADRELDSFRRRKVGFVFQTFNLLPTLTVLENAVLPAVLDRRTEARAKDQARSLLTWLGLEHRLHHTPDQLSGGEMQRTAIARALINDPPLILADEPTGNLDSRSAALVIDLLLALVTDQGRTVIMATHSDQADAVASLVLRLHDGELCGDACPNLSDS from the coding sequence ATGCCCGCCGCACCCATCGCTGCCCTGAAGCACGTTACCCGCCGCTACCGCGTCCCGAACCACGGAGAAAGCACGATGCACGCCGGGGTGCGGGACATTTCCGCAAACATCCCCGTCGGAGCCTTTGCCCTGCTCAAGGGGGCCAGCGGTTCAGGCAAGACCACCCTGCTTTCACTCATTGGCGGGATGGATCGGCCGGACTCCGGGACCCTGCATGTTGCCGGGACAATTCTGGAATCCGCTGCCGACCGCGAGTTGGACAGCTTCCGACGGCGCAAGGTGGGGTTTGTCTTTCAGACATTCAACCTGCTGCCCACGCTGACCGTACTGGAAAATGCGGTCTTGCCCGCGGTCCTGGACCGACGGACGGAAGCCCGGGCCAAGGATCAAGCCAGGAGCCTCCTGACCTGGCTTGGACTGGAGCACCGGCTGCACCACACACCGGATCAGCTTTCCGGGGGAGAAATGCAGCGCACGGCCATAGCCCGGGCGTTGATCAACGACCCGCCCCTGATTCTGGCCGACGAGCCCACCGGCAATTTGGACAGCCGCAGCGCGGCATTGGTCATTGACCTGTTGCTCGCCCTGGTCACGGATCAGGGACGAACCGTAATCATGGCCACCCACTCCGATCAGGCCGATGCCGTCGCTTCCCTGGTCTTGCGCCTGCATGACGGGGAACTCTGCGGGGATGCATGCCCCAACCTTTCCGATTCCTGA
- a CDS encoding methyltransferase domain-containing protein: protein MSGLTDHSLTTLELALAWQSPEAEHLERYLARRVNLWRDVFPPGLKEALLGRMAGDTVELVYSPGQAMADYDPRQVHRLPRSGFRRRTVGGRAIVPACGRFYPRGMLGDIRGVFPQDIRPGRIIEMDETTMVVDLNHPLAGYPLRLSATILDMADKITETGGRLTSWLEEVADNGPGMQSRHGGRPTHFDFQSGLRRMDESDDTLFYASPRIIGHVDTQAGAFLKQTYAVALAGLPSGAKILDLMSSVQSHLPENPDLRITGLGMNREEMDANPRLAEHVVHDLNAAPGLPFPEQSFHAVVCSLSIEYLTNPLHIIAECVRVLRPGGRLLVGFSNRWFPTKAVRLWMDLHEFERMGLVLEYFQTCPTLNGLRTVSIRNWWRPEDDPHIDQAMTSDPVYVVMGTVQA, encoded by the coding sequence GTGAGCGGTCTCACCGATCACAGTTTGACGACGTTGGAACTGGCCCTGGCCTGGCAAAGCCCGGAAGCCGAACACCTTGAGCGCTATCTGGCCCGGCGCGTGAACCTATGGCGCGACGTTTTCCCCCCGGGGCTCAAGGAGGCCCTGCTGGGCAGGATGGCCGGCGATACCGTGGAACTGGTCTACTCTCCGGGGCAGGCCATGGCGGATTACGACCCGCGACAGGTCCACCGTCTGCCCCGATCCGGCTTTCGCCGCAGAACCGTGGGCGGCAGAGCCATCGTGCCGGCTTGTGGCCGGTTCTATCCCCGGGGCATGCTTGGAGATATTCGCGGAGTTTTTCCCCAGGACATCCGGCCGGGACGGATCATCGAAATGGATGAGACGACCATGGTCGTGGATCTGAACCACCCCTTGGCCGGCTACCCGCTGCGCCTTTCGGCCACGATTCTGGACATGGCGGACAAGATCACCGAAACCGGGGGGCGACTGACCTCATGGTTGGAAGAGGTCGCGGACAACGGGCCGGGCATGCAGAGCCGCCATGGCGGACGACCAACCCACTTCGACTTCCAAAGCGGCCTGCGTCGCATGGACGAGTCCGACGACACGCTCTTTTACGCCTCCCCCCGGATCATCGGCCATGTGGACACCCAGGCCGGAGCATTTCTGAAACAGACCTACGCGGTCGCCCTGGCCGGCCTGCCTTCCGGAGCAAAAATCCTGGATTTGATGAGCAGCGTGCAGTCCCATCTGCCGGAAAACCCCGACTTGCGCATCACGGGATTGGGGATGAATCGTGAAGAAATGGACGCCAACCCCCGCCTGGCCGAACACGTGGTTCACGACCTGAACGCTGCACCGGGACTGCCTTTCCCGGAGCAGTCGTTCCATGCCGTGGTCTGCAGCCTCTCCATCGAATACCTGACCAATCCGCTACACATCATCGCCGAATGCGTCCGGGTTTTGCGCCCCGGAGGTCGACTTCTGGTGGGGTTTTCCAATCGCTGGTTCCCGACCAAGGCGGTCCGGCTCTGGATGGATCTGCACGAGTTCGAACGTATGGGCCTTGTCCTGGAGTACTTCCAAACCTGCCCGACGCTCAACGGGTTACGCACAGTGAGCATCCGCAACTGGTGGCGGCCCGAGGATGATCCGCACATCGACCAGGCCATGACCAGCGACCCGGTTTATGTGGTCATGGGGACAGTCCAGGCGTGA
- a CDS encoding NAD-dependent epimerase/dehydratase family protein: MNRILVTGATGFIGLELARYLAAQNMVPRLLVRRPSRAGLLSGLDAKIVPGDLGDIQSLQRAVQGVDTVIHLGGRALFERYELVRPTLVDGSAALLRAAADAGAKAFVFASSLLVYASQDGIVDATTPLTPTLGYGRAKVEAEEVLTRMAREAGIRLAIIRLPHVYGATSLLFDQVRRGWVIQPGPGKNVFSHLHVHDAARLLTAAAQSEWSGASPVGDNQPLSWTAFMAQARELYPRFHHLRLPVWLAMAGCAVLETAYRLLRRPALLTTDAVRGFNLQVAVRPNLLFPLLGLEPRFPTVREGLAEIFCENVPFAWLPSVKDRCACYLDQGSCPLPSRD, translated from the coding sequence ATGAACCGGATCCTGGTCACCGGAGCGACGGGTTTTATCGGGCTGGAACTGGCCCGGTATCTGGCAGCCCAGAACATGGTTCCTCGCCTCCTGGTCCGACGGCCTTCCCGGGCCGGGCTGCTCAGCGGCCTGGATGCCAAGATCGTTCCTGGCGATTTGGGTGATATCCAAAGTTTGCAGCGGGCCGTTCAGGGCGTGGATACGGTGATCCATCTGGGCGGCAGGGCCCTGTTCGAGCGCTACGAACTGGTCCGGCCGACGCTGGTGGACGGTTCGGCGGCCCTGCTCCGTGCCGCTGCCGACGCCGGAGCCAAAGCCTTTGTGTTCGCCTCCAGCCTGCTGGTCTATGCCAGCCAGGATGGGATCGTGGACGCCACAACGCCGTTGACCCCCACCCTGGGCTATGGGCGGGCCAAGGTGGAAGCCGAGGAGGTGCTGACCCGGATGGCCCGTGAAGCAGGCATCCGCCTGGCAATCATCCGCCTGCCCCATGTCTACGGGGCCACATCCCTGCTTTTTGATCAGGTCCGTCGGGGCTGGGTGATCCAGCCCGGACCCGGAAAGAATGTCTTTTCCCACCTGCATGTGCACGACGCCGCGCGACTGCTGACCGCCGCGGCTCAATCCGAATGGAGCGGAGCCAGCCCGGTGGGCGACAACCAACCCCTGAGCTGGACCGCGTTCATGGCCCAGGCCCGGGAGCTCTATCCCCGTTTTCACCATTTGCGGCTACCGGTCTGGCTGGCCATGGCCGGCTGCGCCGTTCTGGAAACAGCCTACCGCCTGCTGCGTCGCCCGGCCCTGCTGACAACCGATGCGGTCCGTGGATTCAACCTGCAGGTGGCTGTCCGTCCAAATCTGCTCTTTCCCCTGCTTGGGCTGGAACCGCGCTTTCCCACCGTGCGCGAGGGTCTGGCGGAAATTTTCTGCGAAAACGTGCCCTTTGCCTGGCTGCCCTCGGTCAAGGACCGCTGCGCCTGCTATCTGGACCAGGGATCCTGCCCTCTGCCGTCACGGGACTGA
- a CDS encoding DVU0772 family protein, which yields MSDLDACKSWLNEVNWDMIHEDAVTMFLEWGNNNWHDAMRQPVRGSDEYSIYFVIDTWNEPKVVLMKMTNYGSTTLCEKRLPEDLGKRYLESIGGLKGIHELSPEIKEWLAAELEKK from the coding sequence ATGAGTGATCTGGACGCCTGCAAATCTTGGCTGAACGAGGTCAACTGGGACATGATCCATGAAGACGCAGTGACCATGTTTCTGGAGTGGGGCAACAACAATTGGCACGACGCCATGCGTCAGCCCGTGCGGGGCTCGGACGAGTATTCCATCTACTTCGTGATCGACACCTGGAATGAACCCAAAGTGGTGCTGATGAAAATGACCAACTACGGCTCCACGACCCTGTGCGAGAAACGCCTGCCCGAGGACCTGGGCAAACGCTACCTGGAGTCCATCGGTGGACTCAAGGGAATTCACGAACTCAGCCCGGAAATCAAGGAGTGGTTGGCGGCGGAGTTGGAAAAAAAGTAG
- a CDS encoding ABC1 kinase family protein: MAIPHSLHAGRLTATARFAVIAGKLVKYGFGSLLAQLGLSRFPWSCRRACTLSRDLTPEARLRRVIEELGPATVKIGQLLSMRPDLIPLELCDELKGLQEDVRREKFQDIRRVVEESYGTALENLFTDFEPEPVAAASLSQVHRARRKDTGALVAVKVRRPGIRKILAADLEIMAFLAGLANERIVALRSARLPDVVTEVRKSLLREIDFTNEARSMLFFNQIFADEPRIFAPGVHQDLARERVLVLDFVQGRRLDMFQGSPEARRDLALLGLNGAVRQMLEHGFFHADPHLGNLRVVDDDKICFFDFGMCGRLTPGMRAALVDYIVALAKNDAQKVAQVAMEMAVSVPPLMDLQRFQTDIMFILEGMRVPLGEVNLGRFLLDLTNLCRDYGIFLRSDYILMARALLSIEAAGRAIDPDFDSMEALRPVAARFAVRRLIPGLSDKSTLGDLEQRIDELVNLPKRLTKLLDTAVAGKLSVELHQSDFGQLPGQLRMIGNRLGGALITAALIIGSSLVYISDVGPHWNGVPALGVAGFSVSGLLGLWLAWKMFRGT, translated from the coding sequence ATGGCCATACCCCACTCCCTCCATGCCGGCAGGCTGACCGCCACTGCCCGGTTCGCGGTCATTGCCGGCAAACTGGTCAAGTACGGTTTCGGCAGCCTCCTGGCCCAGCTTGGCTTGAGCCGCTTTCCCTGGAGCTGCCGCAGGGCCTGCACCCTGTCCAGGGATCTGACCCCGGAAGCCCGTTTGCGGCGGGTCATCGAGGAACTTGGACCGGCTACGGTGAAGATCGGGCAGCTTTTGTCCATGCGGCCGGACCTCATCCCCCTGGAACTCTGCGACGAACTCAAAGGGCTGCAGGAGGACGTCCGGCGCGAAAAGTTCCAGGATATTCGGCGAGTTGTCGAGGAATCCTACGGGACCGCACTGGAAAATTTGTTTACGGATTTTGAACCGGAGCCGGTGGCCGCCGCGTCCCTGTCTCAGGTCCATCGGGCCCGGCGCAAGGACACCGGGGCCTTGGTGGCGGTCAAGGTTCGTCGGCCTGGAATCCGGAAAATTCTGGCCGCGGACCTGGAGATCATGGCGTTCCTGGCCGGGCTGGCCAACGAACGAATCGTGGCCCTGCGCTCGGCGCGACTGCCGGACGTGGTCACCGAGGTACGCAAATCCCTGCTGCGGGAGATCGACTTTACCAACGAAGCCCGGAGCATGCTCTTTTTCAACCAGATTTTCGCGGACGAGCCCCGGATTTTCGCGCCGGGTGTGCATCAGGATCTGGCACGGGAACGCGTTTTGGTCCTGGACTTTGTTCAAGGCCGACGTCTGGACATGTTTCAGGGATCGCCGGAGGCCCGTCGGGATCTGGCATTGCTCGGGCTCAACGGCGCGGTGCGCCAGATGCTCGAGCACGGTTTTTTTCATGCCGATCCACACCTGGGCAACCTGCGGGTCGTGGACGACGACAAGATCTGCTTTTTTGACTTCGGCATGTGCGGTCGCCTGACTCCGGGGATGCGTGCGGCCCTGGTGGACTACATCGTAGCCCTGGCCAAGAACGATGCCCAAAAGGTGGCCCAGGTGGCCATGGAAATGGCCGTCAGCGTCCCTCCCCTGATGGACCTGCAGCGCTTCCAGACCGACATCATGTTCATCCTGGAGGGCATGCGCGTCCCGCTGGGTGAGGTCAACCTGGGCCGGTTTTTGCTGGACCTGACCAACCTTTGCCGGGATTACGGGATATTCCTGCGTTCCGACTACATCCTGATGGCCAGGGCCCTGCTCTCCATCGAGGCTGCCGGGCGGGCCATTGATCCGGATTTCGACTCCATGGAAGCGCTACGACCCGTGGCCGCGCGGTTTGCCGTGCGTCGGCTGATTCCCGGTCTGTCAGACAAGTCCACTCTCGGCGATCTGGAACAGCGCATAGACGAATTGGTCAACCTGCCCAAACGACTGACCAAACTGCTGGACACGGCCGTGGCCGGCAAGCTGTCCGTGGAACTGCACCAGAGTGATTTCGGCCAGCTGCCCGGCCAGCTCCGGATGATCGGCAACCGCCTCGGTGGAGCGCTGATCACCGCGGCGTTGATTATCGGGTCGTCCCTGGTCTACATTTCCGATGTGGGTCCACATTGGAACGGCGTGCCCGCACTGGGTGTGGCCGGATTCAGCGTATCCGGGCTCCTGGGCCTTTGGTTGGCCTGGAAAATGTTTCGGGGAACGTAA